AAGATCGGTAAAGCGCACCCGGTAACCCGGCTGGAACAAAGCTGGCGGATCGCGGGACAGGTCCCACATCTTTTCCGGCGTCGTGCCGATGATCTGCCAGCCGCCGGGGCTTGCCTGCGGGTAAACGCCGGAAAAGGCACCGGCCAGCGCGACGGAGCCGGCGGGGATTTTCGTGCGCGGGCTCTGCCGGCGCGGCACCTGAAGTTTGGGATCGCCGCCGACAAGATAGCCAAAGCCCGGAGCAAAGCCGCAGAAGGCGACGGTGAATTCGCTTGCGGTGTGGCGGCGGATGACCTCGTCGACCGAAAGGCCGGTGAGTTCGGCGACATCCGCCAGATCCTCGCCGTCATAATGGACGGGGATTTCAACGCATGTGTCCGACGGCGCAATACGGGCGGAGAGATCGCGGGTCGCGATGGCGCCGCAAAGCTTCTCGGCCGTCAGCCGCTCCGGGCGGAAACGGATCATCAGGGTGCGGGCGGCGGGCACCATGTCTTCGATGCCATCGACCGGATCGGCTTGAAGCGAGGCAAACAGCGCCAGCGTCTCATCGAGATCGGCGAGTTCGACAAGCAGGACTGTCAGGCTGACGGGTAGAAAACGCATCGGAACCTCAGGCGTGATAGGCGGAATCGGGGATATCGGTGATGAACATATGTCCCGGTGCATGGGTGATGGCAAACGGTACACCGGATGCCATGACGGCTGCCTGCGGGGTGACGCCGCAGGCCCAGAAGACCGGGATTTCACCGGGCTCGATGCGCACGGGATCGCCAAATTCAGGCCTGGCTAAGTCCTTGATGCCGAGTTCTTCCGGCGCGCCGATATGCACGGGCGCGCCATGCACGGACGGGAAGCGGCCGGAAATCGTCGCCGCATCGGCAACGCGCGACGCCGGGATCGGCCGCATCGATACGACCATATTGCCGTGCAGGCGCCCGGCCGGGCGGCATGGCCGGTTGGTCAGGTACATCGGCACATTGGATCGGTCAGTGATATGGCGGATTTCGATGCCTGCCTCCACCATCGGTGTCTCGAAGGTAAAGCTGCAGC
The sequence above is drawn from the Pararhizobium qamdonense genome and encodes:
- a CDS encoding putative hydro-lyase, yielding MIAIDHLRHVNTGQARIARERYRAGSIEPTSGVAPGFTQANMIVLPRDWAFDFLLYAQRNPKACPVLDVSDPGSHTTLLAPGADLRTDIPLYRIWRDGKLAEETADARAAWAEHPDLVSFLIGCSFTFETPMVEAGIEIRHITDRSNVPMYLTNRPCRPAGRLHGNMVVSMRPIPASRVADAATISGRFPSVHGAPVHIGAPEELGIKDLARPEFGDPVRIEPGEIPVFWACGVTPQAAVMASGVPFAITHAPGHMFITDIPDSAYHA